In a genomic window of Physeter macrocephalus isolate SW-GA chromosome 14, ASM283717v5, whole genome shotgun sequence:
- the SRMS gene encoding LOW QUALITY PROTEIN: tyrosine-protein kinase Srms (The sequence of the model RefSeq protein was modified relative to this genomic sequence to represent the inferred CDS: inserted 1 base in 1 codon; deleted 2 bases in 2 codons): MEPFLRKQLTFLSFFWDKIWPAGAPRFPNPDSDADVEPEPAAPPTAEPCNPPGPRRGADFTARTAEELSVSRGERLHALREEGGYILARRLSGWPSRGLVPITYVAKAAPETLWNQPWYFSGMGRTQAQQLLLSPPSALEAFPVRPSESSPRDYSLSVWARTKVHHYRISTAANGSLHLQLVPSLEELLAYYKAHWKLIQSPLLQPCVPQVGPSPPEQDEWEWPRCAFTLRRELGGGYFGEAWXGLWLDPTLAAVKAIRPADVKVAHLAQEIQTLVSLGHECLIGLHAVCSAGEPVYIVTELVRRGSLQAFLGSECRGDHEGSQGPLGPQGRTLLSPCSVSWNAEPEPCRCLNAPAKPGLSGGEPT, encoded by the exons ATGGAGCCCTTCCTCAGGAAGCAGCTGACCTTCCTGTCCTTCTTCTGGGACAAGATCTGGCCGGCGGGCGCGCCGCGGTTCCCGAACCCGGACTCCGACGCCGACGTGGAGCCGGAACCCGCGGCA CCCCCCACCGCGGAGCCCTGCAacccccccggcccccgccgGGGCGCTGACTTCACGGCGCGGACCGCGGAGGAGCTGAGTGTCAGCCGCGGGGAGAGGCTGCACGCCCTCAGGGAGGAGGGCGGCTACATCCTCGCCCGCAGGCTCTCGGGCTGGCCCAGCAGGGGGCTGGTGCCCATCACCTACGTGGCCAAGGCCGCCCCTGAGACGCTCTGGAACCAACC CTGGTACTTCAGTGGCATGGGCCGAACCCAGGCCCAGCAGCTGCTCCTGTCC CCACCCAGTGCGCTGGAGGCCTTCCCCGTCCGGCCCAGCGAGAGCAGCCCCAGGGACTACTCACTGTCAG TCTGGGCCCGGACCAAAGTCCACCACTACCGCATCTCCACCGCAGCCAACGGCAGCCTCCACCTGCAGCTCGTCCCCAGCCTGGAGGAGCTGCTGGCCTATTACAAGGCCCACTGGAAGCTGATCCAGAGCCCACTGCTACAGCCCTGTGTGCCCCAGGTGGGCCC AAGCCCCCCTGAGCAGGACGAGTGGGAGTGGCCCCGCTGCGCGTTCACCCTGCGGAGGGAGCTGGGTGGGGGCTACTTCGGGGAGGCGT GAGGCCTGTGGCTGGACCCCACGCTCGCGGCGGTCAAGGCCATCAGACCAG CTGACGTGAAGGTTGCCCACCTGGCCCAGGAGATCCAGACGCTCGTGAGCCTGGGGCACGAGTGCCTCATCGGGCTGCACGCGGTGTGCTCCGCGGGCGAGCCCGTGTACATCGTCACCGAGCTCGTGCGCAGGGGCAGCCTGCAGGCCTTCCTGGGCAGCGAGTGTCGCG GAGATCATGAAGGCAGCCAGGGGCCCCTGGGCCCTCAGGGACGTACCCTCCTTTCGCCCTGCTCGGTGTCCTGGAACGCCGAGCCCGAGCCTTGCCGCTGTCTCAATGCCCCTGCAAAG CCTGGGCTCAGCGGGGGAGAACCCACCTAA